The DNA window GGTGCTCGCGGTCCTGCACCAGCACTGCCAGATCCGGCTGCAGACGATGGACGTCTTCGCGTCGACCGTCGGCGGGGCCAAGATCGTCGAACCCGCGAGCGACCTCGCCGTCGCCGTCGCGCTCGCCTCGGCCAGCCAGGGGGTCGCCGCGCCGCGCGGGATGGTGGCGATGGGCGAGATCGGGCTGGCCGGCGAGCTGCGCCGCGCCCGCGACCTCCCGCAGCGGCTCGCCGAGGCCGCCCGCCTCGGGTTCCAGCTCGCGGTGGTGCCGACCGAGCCCGGCCGCACGGGACCCCGCTCCCCCGAGTCGTGGACGGTCGACGGGATGCGGGTCGTCGACGTGCCCGACGTCCGAGCGGCCCTGCGCCTGGTCGACCTCGCCTCGGACGCCGACCGGCGCGGACCCCGGCCGGTGTGAACCGGCGACGGCCGTGAGCGTTCTGTGACCTTCTGGGACCCCTTCACGCCCTAGACTGGCCGCGCGGGGTCGACGTTCAGCGCCCCGGCTTCAGCCCATGGGAGGACCTCGCGGTGGCCATCGACCGCTCGGACGAGCAGCTGCGCCTGCGCGCCACACTCGCCACGATCGCGCCCGGCACCCCGCTGCGCGACGGCCTGGAACGCATCCTCCGGGGCCGCACCGGCGCCCTGATCGTGATGGGCCAGGACAAGGTGGTCGAGTCGATCGCCACCGGCGGCTTCATGCTCGACGTCCCGTTCACGGCGACCGGGCTGCGCGAGCTCGCCAAGATGGACGGCGCGATCATCGTCGACAAGGACGTCACCCGCATCCTGCGCGCTGCCGTCCACCTGATGCCCGACCACACCATCCCCTCCGAGGAGACCGGCACCCGGCACCGCACCGCCGACCGGGTCGCGCGGCAGACCGGCTTCCCGGTGATCTCCGTGTCCCAGTCGATGCAGATCATCGCGGCGTACGTCGGCGAGACTCGCCACGTCCTCGAGGACGTCGGTCAGATCCTGTCCCGCGCCAACCAGGCCCTGGCGACCCTCGAGCGCTACAAGCTGCGGCTCGACGAGGTGTCCAGCACCCTCTCCGCGCTGGAGATCGAGGACCTGGTCACGGTCCGCGACGTCGCGGTCGTGGCCCAGCGGCTCGAGATGGTCACCCGGATCGCCCGCGAGATCGAGGACTACGTCCTCGAGCTCGGCACCGACGGCCGGCTGCTGTCCCTGCAGCTCGAGGAGCTGATCACCGGCGTCGACCTCGAGCGCGAGCTGGTCATCCGCGACTACCTGCCGGTCGGCCGGCGCTCCCGCACCCCCGAGTCGGTGCTCGCCCGCCTGGAGTCGCTCTCCTCCATCGAGCTGGTCGACCCCGCGGCCGCGGCCCGGGCGCTCGGCCTCGGCACCGGCGAGCACCTCGACGGCGCCGTCGCGCCTCGCGGCTACCGGCTGCTCGCCAAGGTGCCGCGGCTCCCCAGCACCGTGGTCGACCGGCTCGTCGACCACTTCGGCACCCTGCAGAAGCTGCTCTCCGCCGGCATCGACGACCTCCAGGCCGTCGACGGCGTCGGCGAGCTGCGCGCGCGCAGCGTGCGCGAGGGGCTGTCCCGGCTCGCCGAGTCGACCATCCTCGAGCGGTACGTGTAGTCGAGAAGCAGGTTCAGTCGGAAGAGCCGGTGGGCTCACCGGTCGGCTCGTCGCTCGACTTCTTGCCGGGCTTGCCGCTGGGCGTCTTCGACGGCTTCGGCGTGGACGTCACGGTGACGGTCGCGGCCACGGGCGTGGTCAGCTCGAACTGCACGTCCGACGGCTCTCCACCGAGCGCCGAGGCGGTGACGTGGTAGAAGCCGGGATAGGCCCAGTCGCCGCGCACGGAGCACTCGGCGTCGGCGCGCTTGGCCTGCTTCCAGACGACCCCGATCTCGGTCGTCACGTCGTGACGTACGACGACGTCGCGCCGCGCGATCGCCCGGTGGCAGGTCCGGCTGTTCCAGATCGCGTCCTTGCCGGACGTGATGGACACGGTGAGCGTCTCCGGCGCCACCCGCCACGTGCAGGCCGGCGACTCCATCGTGCGCAGCTGCAGCACGATCATCACGTCGCGGCCGGCGATGGCGTTCTGGACCTTCGGGGTGACCGCGATGTCCGAGCCGACGCACTCGCCCTCGGGCTCCGCGAGCACGGGCGCCTCGCTGGTCGTCGGGCTCTTGCCCGGCTTGACCTTCGTCGTCGTGGTCGACGTCGGCGGCGTCGGGTCGTCGGTCGGCAGCGAGGACGACGGGCTGTCCGCGGACAGCCGGGCCGCGTCGTCGCCGCCCGTGGAGGACGCGTCGCTCCCGTTGCCGAGCAGGTGGGCGATCGCGATCACCAGGAGCACGGCGGTGCCGAGCACCATGAGCCGGCGTACCCAGTAGACCCGAGGAGGCAGGGGTCCTTGGGTCAGAGCGGGCATGAACTCACGCTAGTCAGTTCGCGGCGACCGACGGCGGTGCCACTCCGGGGACGACGCCAGGAGACAATGCCGTGACATGAGCGAGCTCCACGAACCCGTGCTGCAGTGGTACG is part of the Nocardioides conyzicola genome and encodes:
- the disA gene encoding DNA integrity scanning diadenylate cyclase DisA; translated protein: MAIDRSDEQLRLRATLATIAPGTPLRDGLERILRGRTGALIVMGQDKVVESIATGGFMLDVPFTATGLRELAKMDGAIIVDKDVTRILRAAVHLMPDHTIPSEETGTRHRTADRVARQTGFPVISVSQSMQIIAAYVGETRHVLEDVGQILSRANQALATLERYKLRLDEVSSTLSALEIEDLVTVRDVAVVAQRLEMVTRIAREIEDYVLELGTDGRLLSLQLEELITGVDLERELVIRDYLPVGRRSRTPESVLARLESLSSIELVDPAAAARALGLGTGEHLDGAVAPRGYRLLAKVPRLPSTVVDRLVDHFGTLQKLLSAGIDDLQAVDGVGELRARSVREGLSRLAESTILERYV